In Solidesulfovibrio sp., one DNA window encodes the following:
- a CDS encoding serine hydrolase domain-containing protein: protein MNRRQFLAAAAVTGLAPWSMTQRRALADAGSLPVAAIQAVLDAAVSDDGLPGLVFGALTPRGDFLGAAGKADLAAPRAMDPGDQIRLASVTKNLTAALILRLCEEGLLSTGDILAELLPDCGVPNAAAITVAQLLNHTAGVFDHEESTDLDILSPANFTKDWTAAEILAISNAHGPAFAPGAQWGYSNTGYFLLGLIAEKRTGQAFETAIAQRFLTPLGLARTAVTRAGALAAPLTGGYCLVADGDFRVMTEWNMSWDWTAGSGVSTAAEMLAWGRALFTGKLLSAASLAVMTRPTGKAADIIPGQVGYGCGTEVWTADEFFGQPCWSHGGGNGGTRTFLLHYPQARRTLFVGANRFDYAPTGVDATALVKNVLKALVPYLDFPAPTAVPAINGLLLDA from the coding sequence CGTGACGGGGCTGGCGCCATGGAGCATGACGCAGCGGCGCGCCCTGGCCGATGCGGGAAGCCTGCCGGTCGCCGCCATCCAGGCCGTGCTCGACGCGGCCGTGTCCGACGACGGCCTGCCCGGCCTGGTCTTCGGGGCGCTCACCCCGCGCGGCGACTTCCTGGGCGCGGCCGGCAAGGCCGACCTGGCCGCCCCCCGGGCCATGGACCCGGGGGACCAGATACGCCTGGCCAGCGTCACCAAGAACCTGACCGCGGCGCTGATCCTGCGCCTGTGCGAGGAAGGCCTGCTGTCCACCGGGGACATCCTGGCCGAGCTTTTGCCGGACTGCGGCGTGCCCAACGCCGCGGCCATCACCGTGGCCCAGCTGCTCAACCACACCGCCGGCGTCTTTGACCACGAGGAATCCACGGACCTCGACATCCTCTCCCCGGCCAACTTCACCAAGGACTGGACCGCGGCCGAGATCCTGGCCATCTCCAACGCCCACGGCCCGGCCTTCGCGCCCGGCGCCCAGTGGGGCTATTCCAACACCGGCTATTTCCTGCTCGGCCTGATCGCGGAAAAGCGCACCGGCCAGGCCTTCGAGACGGCCATCGCCCAGCGCTTCCTCACGCCGCTGGGGCTCGCCCGCACGGCCGTCACCCGCGCCGGCGCCCTGGCCGCGCCCCTGACCGGCGGCTACTGCCTGGTGGCGGACGGGGATTTCCGGGTCATGACCGAGTGGAACATGTCCTGGGACTGGACGGCCGGGTCAGGGGTGTCCACGGCGGCGGAGATGCTCGCCTGGGGGCGGGCGCTTTTCACCGGAAAACTGCTTTCGGCCGCCTCGCTGGCGGTCATGACCAGGCCCACGGGCAAGGCCGCCGACATCATCCCCGGCCAGGTCGGCTACGGCTGCGGCACGGAAGTCTGGACCGCGGACGAGTTCTTCGGCCAGCCCTGCTGGTCCCACGGCGGCGGCAACGGCGGCACCCGGACCTTCCTGCTGCACTATCCCCAAGCCCGGCGCACCCTGTTCGTCGGGGCCAACCGCTTCGACTACGCCCCGACGGGCGTCGACGCCACGGCCCTGGTCAAAAACGTCCTCAAGGCCCTCGTGCCGTACCTGGATTTCCCGGCCCCGACCGCCGTGCCGGCGATCAACGGCCTGTTGCTCGACGCGTAA
- a CDS encoding serine hydrolase — protein MVFRNQSPRAGAWWLGLVLFVCLAAPGPARADWLSQLVADAEAWRQAAQIPGMAMAVVVDDQVVYAGGFGNVSQEVGAAAVDANTVFEIGSCSKAFAAALLAVQVDKGRLAWADLAQSRLPSFAMYDAWVSGQFQVQDLLVHHSGLAMQSLLGMMVLNYPPQRIVPALRYEKPVTSFRTSFAYQNAMYMAASLLAEPLTGQSWGEALRETFFTPLGMSRTVTSQAAKNALQNVALGHMILADGGLWTIPGDWSGNVMSDYALGAGAIRSSVNDIANWLRLQLSLGSFGGTQLVSTAQMRFLQAPLALVVDYAQGQDIDYWGPVSYGGGWMYFGFSPQPFLQHGGAVQGFKASMGLIPASKAGIVVLTNIGGNFTGVQSLNARSTTADKIVFHFYDLYMNRAVTAGQLEENMARLAALQAEAPSAQAAPAGAARAAPPLEQYCGTYVHPAYGSFTVSLAGGGLRIALGPDGYTTALLAGDSGFYAYPRDYPTAANLTLPFTFAFPESGPATMTLGAVMGFPQGAVFTRIGPVAPVGLLLGDS, from the coding sequence ATGGTGTTTCGCAATCAATCCCCCCGCGCCGGTGCCTGGTGGCTCGGCCTCGTCCTGTTCGTCTGCCTCGCGGCCCCCGGCCCGGCCCGGGCCGATTGGCTCAGCCAACTCGTCGCCGACGCCGAGGCCTGGCGGCAGGCCGCCCAGATCCCCGGCATGGCCATGGCCGTGGTCGTCGACGACCAGGTGGTCTACGCCGGCGGCTTCGGCAACGTCAGCCAGGAAGTCGGCGCGGCGGCCGTGGATGCCAACACCGTTTTCGAGATCGGCTCCTGCTCCAAAGCCTTCGCCGCCGCCCTCCTGGCCGTCCAGGTCGACAAGGGCAGGCTGGCCTGGGCCGACCTGGCCCAAAGCCGGTTGCCGTCCTTTGCCATGTACGACGCCTGGGTATCGGGCCAGTTCCAGGTGCAGGACCTGCTCGTCCACCACTCCGGATTGGCCATGCAGTCCCTGCTCGGCATGATGGTGCTCAACTACCCCCCGCAGCGCATCGTGCCGGCCCTGCGCTACGAAAAGCCCGTCACGAGCTTCCGCACCAGCTTCGCCTACCAGAACGCCATGTACATGGCCGCTTCGCTGCTGGCCGAGCCCCTCACCGGCCAAAGCTGGGGCGAAGCCCTGCGGGAGACCTTCTTCACGCCCCTTGGCATGTCGCGGACCGTCACCAGCCAGGCCGCCAAGAACGCCTTGCAAAACGTGGCCCTGGGCCACATGATCCTGGCCGACGGCGGGCTTTGGACCATTCCCGGCGACTGGTCGGGCAATGTGATGTCCGACTACGCCCTCGGCGCCGGGGCCATCCGCTCGAGCGTCAACGACATCGCCAACTGGCTGCGGCTCCAGCTGTCCCTGGGCAGTTTCGGCGGCACGCAACTCGTATCCACGGCGCAAATGCGCTTCCTGCAGGCCCCCCTGGCCCTGGTGGTGGACTATGCCCAGGGGCAGGACATCGACTACTGGGGGCCGGTCTCCTACGGCGGCGGCTGGATGTATTTCGGCTTTTCGCCCCAGCCCTTCCTGCAGCACGGCGGGGCGGTGCAGGGCTTCAAGGCGAGCATGGGGCTCATTCCCGCAAGCAAGGCCGGCATCGTGGTGCTCACCAACATCGGCGGCAACTTCACCGGCGTGCAATCCCTCAACGCCCGCTCGACCACGGCCGACAAGATCGTCTTCCACTTCTACGACCTGTACATGAACCGCGCTGTCACGGCCGGGCAGCTCGAGGAAAACATGGCCCGTCTGGCCGCCCTCCAGGCCGAGGCGCCATCGGCCCAGGCCGCCCCGGCCGGCGCGGCCAGGGCCGCCCCCCCCTTGGAGCAATACTGCGGCACCTACGTCCACCCGGCCTACGGCTCCTTCACCGTCAGCCTGGCTGGCGGCGGCCTGCGCATCGCCCTGGGGCCGGACGGCTACACCACCGCCCTCCTCGCCGGCGACAGCGGGTTTTACGCCTATCCCAGGGACTACCCCACGGCCGCCAACCTGACCCTCCCCTTCACCTTCGCCTTCCCCGAATCCGGGCCGGCGACCATGACGCTCGGCGCGGTCATGGGCTTCCCCCAGGGCGCGGTCTTCACCCGCATCGGGCCCGTGGCGCCGGTGGGGCTTTTGCTCGGCGATTCCTGA